A segment of the Lactobacillus sp. ESL0700 genome:
CAGCATTAATGGCAGAAGCGACTACTAAAGAAAAAAATGAATTAATGTCCTTATTACGTCAATTAATTTTAAAAGGACGGCAGGCAGGAATTTTTGTTATTCTTTCTGCACAACGATTAGAAGCAACGGTAATAGATCGTTCTTTAACTTTACAATTAGGCAATCGCATTATTATGGGCAATGCTGACAGCGAGACTTATCGCATGGTATTTCCTGGAATTGATACAAAAGAATTGCCTAAAATACCAAATAAACCAGGTTTTGGCTTAATTGAGATGGATGGACAAGCTAATATTTTGCCCGTTCCTTTTGTCGCACCTGATATGTCTAATGTTAATGTACCTAATGTAATTAGTAAGCTAGAAAATAATTTGAATTTAGATAGCTTTGCTGATGAAACAGGTTATTGGCAGTAATTAAAACGTTAGGTAGCCCGCTGGCGGGAACTGTGTTCCCGAGTAGCACGTCCAAGCGGAGCGTGCGGGCTACCCCCGTATAATAATATGGGGGTAACGGAAAATCTTTGAGGCAAAAATGCAAGAAATTAATATGATTAGCATTGACCAAATTAGATTTTACATTCCGTATGTCGCAAATAAATTTCATATCGAAGATATAGATGAATTACGGTTAGCCAATAAAATTTTTGCTCTTTCAGATTATTTTGAAATTAAAGCTGAAAGTAAGGGGCAAAATGGCTATTCAAAAAGCTATAATTTTGGTTCTAATGAAAAGAAGTATATTTCGGTAATGTGGAACCCTGACAGAAAAGACATGGGAATTTCAATTGATTTTACTGCTGTTGGCAAGGCTGTCTATGAAGCATTGGTTGCTGATTATACCGGTTTAAAAGTTGATTGGCAGAATCTTATTAAGCAGGTT
Coding sequences within it:
- a CDS encoding AAA family ATPase, which produces MTVTFSKSKGYITLTSTIKLNFRGSPGLLLVGRSGMGKTQLATYISLKFMSQMQGGLLIVDNKRSDLSTLSNYLNNGEQVVATTVGQTARLLRNMVDNMNNRASHFRGKFGQDWFDYNLRPYLILIDEVAALMAEATTKEKNELMSLLRQLILKGRQAGIFVILSAQRLEATVIDRSLTLQLGNRIIMGNADSETYRMVFPGIDTKELPKIPNKPGFGLIEMDGQANILPVPFVAPDMSNVNVPNVISKLENNLNLDSFADETGYWQ